A portion of the Streptomyces sp. NBC_01335 genome contains these proteins:
- a CDS encoding hydroxyacid dehydrogenase, protein MHSSAAISPPGTPRRPRAVLAMKADTAAAVLPPEALAALGEVCDLAPSPALDDFTTDRARAALADAEVLVTGWGCPPIDEDVLAAAPKLRAVVHTAGSVRGLVTDACWARGIAVSSAAAANALPVAEYTVAMILLSGKRVLERAREFRVARDRGDWLRVPDEVGNYRRTVGILSASLIGRRVIELLRPYDLRVLLHDPYVSAEEAASLGVEGTGLAELFDRSDVVSVHTPLLAGTRGLVSRELLTSMRPDATLINTSRGAVVDQDALTDVLRQERIRAVVDVTDPEPLPADHPLWECENVLITPHLAGSQGNEWRRLADLATGEVARWAAGDGFAHPVRPERLAFLA, encoded by the coding sequence ATGCACAGTTCCGCTGCCATCAGCCCACCGGGCACACCCCGCCGACCGCGCGCCGTGCTCGCCATGAAAGCGGACACGGCCGCGGCGGTGCTTCCGCCGGAGGCGCTCGCCGCGCTCGGCGAGGTCTGCGACCTCGCGCCATCGCCCGCCCTCGACGACTTCACCACCGACCGGGCCCGCGCGGCGCTGGCCGACGCGGAGGTCCTGGTCACCGGCTGGGGCTGCCCGCCGATCGACGAGGACGTCCTCGCGGCGGCGCCGAAGCTGCGGGCCGTCGTCCACACGGCCGGTTCGGTGCGCGGCCTCGTCACTGACGCCTGCTGGGCGCGCGGGATCGCGGTCTCCTCGGCCGCCGCGGCCAACGCGCTGCCGGTGGCGGAGTACACCGTCGCCATGATCCTGCTCTCGGGCAAGCGGGTGCTGGAGCGCGCCCGGGAGTTCCGCGTCGCCCGCGACCGGGGCGACTGGCTGCGGGTCCCCGACGAGGTCGGCAACTACCGCCGTACCGTGGGCATCCTGTCCGCCTCGCTGATCGGCCGGCGGGTGATCGAGCTGCTGCGCCCCTACGACCTGCGGGTGCTGCTGCACGATCCGTACGTGTCGGCCGAGGAGGCGGCGTCGCTCGGCGTCGAGGGGACCGGGCTCGCCGAACTCTTCGACCGCAGCGACGTGGTGAGCGTCCACACCCCGCTGCTGGCCGGAACGCGCGGGCTCGTCAGCCGCGAACTGCTCACCTCGATGCGGCCGGACGCCACGCTGATCAACACCTCGCGCGGTGCGGTCGTCGACCAGGACGCCCTCACCGACGTCCTGCGCCAAGAACGCATCCGGGCCGTCGTCGACGTCACCGACCCGGAGCCGCTGCCCGCCGACCACCCGCTGTGGGAGTGCGAGAACGTACTGATCACCCCGCATCTCGCCGGGTCCCAGGGCAACGAGTGGCGGCGGCTGGCCGATCTGGCGACCGGTGAGGTCGCGCGCTGGGCCGCGGGCGACGGTTTCGCCCATCCCGTACGACCGGAAAGGCTGGCTTTCCTCGCATGA